Proteins encoded by one window of Candidatus Hydrogenedentota bacterium:
- a CDS encoding HD domain-containing protein, translating into MNHNFRIPRASEYIALLEERLSKRTLAHVLSVAEYMVSLSELLEIPYERAVTAGLLHDLEKGRKKESLLSEAEAYGLDISPVQRENPKLLHGPVAAEECRRKLDLRDQEAYEAIFWHTTGRPGLGLTGLALYFADYAEPLRDRPEAAHAREICEKENFYRGLYFVASQKLQYIRTRATVDPISEEFFAWIGRELVNQGHLSERERAMGISTRHEY; encoded by the coding sequence ATGAATCATAACTTTCGCATTCCCCGGGCCTCCGAGTACATCGCTCTTCTTGAGGAGCGGCTGTCCAAGCGTACGCTCGCGCACGTGTTGTCCGTCGCGGAGTACATGGTCTCGCTGTCGGAGTTGCTCGAGATTCCGTATGAACGCGCCGTAACGGCGGGGCTTCTCCACGACCTTGAAAAGGGGCGCAAGAAAGAAAGCCTCCTGAGTGAGGCGGAGGCGTACGGGCTCGACATTTCCCCCGTGCAGCGGGAAAACCCCAAACTGTTGCACGGTCCGGTTGCAGCCGAGGAATGCCGCCGGAAACTGGATTTGCGCGACCAAGAAGCGTATGAGGCCATCTTCTGGCACACTACCGGGCGCCCGGGCCTGGGGTTGACCGGGCTGGCCCTGTACTTTGCTGATTATGCGGAACCGTTGCGCGACCGGCCGGAGGCGGCGCACGCCAGGGAGATCTGTGAGAAGGAGAATTTCTACCGGGGATTGTATTTCGTGGCGTCTCAAAAGTTGCAGTATATCCGTACGCGCGCAACGGTCGATCCCATTTCGGAGGAGTTCTTTGCGTGGATCGGGCGTGAGCTGGTAAACCAGGGCCATCTTTCAGAGCGGGAACGGGCCATGGGCATCTCGACGCGACATGAGTACTGA
- the malQ gene encoding 4-alpha-glucanotransferase: MRLPRSSGVLLHPTSLPGEHGIGDLGTEAYRFADFLHESGQRLWQVLPLGPTGPANSPYQCYSAHAGNPLLVNLPRLVEEGLLDAAAVESAPGFDRASVDYNSVAQFKEAALRKASRRFHEGGADYLQADYVRFCSDNASWLDDYALFRALKEAHNGVSWNQWEESLVRRDADALRSWKDRLARQIEDSMFAQFLFFRQWRALKDYCRGHGIEIMGDIPIYVAHDSSDVWSHPDLFHLDEKGSPTIVAGVPPDYFSATGQYWGNPIYRWDEMASRGYAWWTDRVRAMLSVMDILRIDHFRGFEAYWVIPAQEKTAVNGHWEPGPRDDLFHAIHNALGQVRLVAENLGLITEEVEALRKRFEFPGMGVLQFAFGPDADHSGFLPHEYYPNMVAYTGTHDNDTFIGWWRAEGEDTTMSRSAVKKERNFARKYMATSGKDINWVGIRVVMASVADTAIFPLQDILGLGSEARMNTPGTSGDHNWRWRFAREALTPNLGERLRELTETYGRLPKRG, from the coding sequence GTGCGCCTACCACGTTCAAGCGGGGTGCTGTTGCACCCCACATCGCTGCCCGGAGAGCATGGAATAGGGGACCTCGGCACGGAAGCCTATCGCTTTGCCGATTTTCTGCACGAATCCGGGCAACGGCTCTGGCAGGTGTTGCCGTTGGGGCCGACTGGCCCCGCAAACTCGCCGTACCAGTGCTATTCGGCGCATGCGGGCAATCCCTTGCTGGTCAACCTGCCGCGTCTGGTGGAAGAAGGGCTTCTTGACGCTGCCGCCGTGGAAAGCGCGCCCGGTTTTGACAGAGCATCCGTGGATTACAACAGCGTTGCGCAATTCAAAGAGGCGGCGCTGCGGAAAGCGAGCCGGCGGTTTCATGAAGGCGGCGCGGACTACCTGCAGGCCGACTACGTGCGCTTTTGCTCGGACAACGCCAGTTGGCTCGATGACTACGCGTTGTTCCGGGCGCTTAAAGAAGCCCACAACGGCGTGTCCTGGAACCAATGGGAGGAAAGCCTGGTCCGCCGGGATGCGGATGCCCTGCGTTCGTGGAAAGACAGATTGGCGAGGCAGATCGAAGATTCGATGTTCGCGCAGTTTCTGTTCTTTCGCCAGTGGCGCGCGTTAAAGGACTATTGCCGGGGTCACGGCATCGAGATCATGGGAGACATTCCCATTTATGTCGCCCATGACAGCAGCGACGTATGGAGCCATCCCGATTTGTTCCATCTCGACGAGAAGGGCTCGCCTACCATTGTTGCCGGCGTCCCTCCCGACTATTTCTCGGCTACGGGCCAGTACTGGGGCAACCCCATTTATCGATGGGATGAGATGGCTTCGCGGGGATATGCGTGGTGGACGGACCGGGTCCGCGCGATGCTCTCCGTCATGGACATTCTGCGGATCGATCATTTCCGGGGATTCGAGGCGTACTGGGTGATTCCCGCGCAAGAGAAGACGGCGGTCAACGGGCATTGGGAACCGGGGCCTCGCGACGACCTGTTTCACGCGATACACAACGCCCTCGGACAGGTCAGGCTGGTCGCGGAAAACCTGGGCCTGATCACGGAAGAAGTGGAAGCCCTGCGCAAGCGGTTCGAGTTCCCGGGCATGGGCGTGCTGCAATTCGCCTTCGGGCCCGACGCCGACCATTCGGGATTCCTCCCCCACGAATACTATCCGAACATGGTGGCGTATACGGGAACGCACGACAACGATACCTTCATCGGGTGGTGGCGCGCGGAAGGCGAAGACACCACCATGTCCAGAAGTGCCGTCAAGAAAGAACGGAATTTCGCCCGGAAATACATGGCAACCTCCGGCAAAGACATCAACTGGGTGGGGATTCGAGTGGTTATGGCGTCGGTGGCCGATACGGCCATTTTCCCGCTGCAGGACATTCTCGGGCTGGGTTCGGAAGCCCGCATGAATACGCCGGGGACAAGCGGCGATCACAACTGGCGGTGGAGGTTTGCGCGCGAGGCGCTCACCCCGAATCTGGGCGAGCGCCTGCGCGAATTGACCGAAACCTACGGGCGTCTTCCCAAGCGGGGCTGA
- a CDS encoding glutamate-5-semialdehyde dehydrogenase, which translates to MILHEEIAGICRTAHDAAQVLRSLSPAVKNTALLNAARGVRQAAAGLKVANLKDLEAGRAKGLTPAMLDRLELTDTRIEAMAAGLETVAALPDPVGDIVRQKVHPNGMRIAQIRQPLGVVAIIYESRPNVTADAAALCLKSGNAAILRGGSEAIHSNVAIAKAFIDGAVAAGVPEGAVQIITTTDRAAVGELLKMNAYIDVVVPRGGKGLIARILEESRIPVVAHLDGVCHVYVDSDADLDMAASIVVNAKLQRPGVCNAMETLLVHEDVAAEFLPDVAKALERGGCELRGCPRTRRTISCKEATEEDWTTEYLDKILSIKVVESFDAAVDHINRYGSHHSDAIVTERYDAAERFLDEVDSAAVYVNASTRFTDGFEFGLGAEIGISTNKLHCRGPMALQELTCLKYIIRGSGQIRE; encoded by the coding sequence ATGATATTACACGAGGAAATCGCTGGGATTTGCAGGACGGCCCACGACGCTGCGCAGGTGTTGCGGTCGCTGTCTCCCGCGGTGAAAAACACGGCGCTTCTCAATGCGGCGCGGGGGGTTCGCCAGGCTGCTGCCGGACTTAAGGTCGCCAACCTGAAGGATTTGGAGGCCGGGCGCGCAAAGGGTTTGACACCTGCCATGCTGGACCGCCTGGAGCTTACCGACACGCGCATTGAGGCGATGGCAGCCGGTCTCGAGACCGTGGCTGCCTTGCCGGACCCGGTTGGCGACATTGTGCGGCAGAAGGTGCATCCCAACGGGATGCGCATCGCGCAGATTCGGCAGCCGCTGGGGGTGGTGGCTATCATCTACGAAAGCCGTCCGAACGTCACCGCCGACGCCGCTGCGCTGTGTTTGAAGTCGGGCAATGCGGCCATTCTCCGGGGCGGTTCCGAGGCCATACACTCGAATGTGGCCATTGCCAAGGCGTTCATTGACGGAGCCGTGGCGGCGGGCGTGCCGGAGGGGGCGGTGCAGATCATCACGACGACCGACCGCGCGGCCGTGGGCGAATTACTGAAAATGAATGCGTATATAGACGTCGTGGTGCCCCGGGGCGGTAAGGGACTCATCGCGCGCATCCTGGAGGAATCGCGCATCCCGGTCGTTGCCCATCTGGACGGCGTATGCCACGTCTATGTGGATTCGGATGCTGACTTGGACATGGCGGCATCGATCGTAGTCAACGCCAAGCTTCAACGGCCAGGCGTGTGCAACGCGATGGAAACCCTCTTGGTGCATGAAGATGTCGCCGCGGAGTTTCTTCCAGATGTGGCGAAGGCGCTCGAAAGGGGCGGCTGCGAGCTTAGAGGGTGCCCGAGAACGCGGCGGACTATTTCGTGCAAGGAGGCAACCGAAGAGGACTGGACGACTGAGTATCTGGACAAGATTCTGTCGATCAAAGTCGTAGAATCGTTTGATGCGGCGGTTGACCATATCAACCGGTATGGGTCGCACCATTCCGATGCGATTGTTACGGAACGGTATGACGCGGCTGAGCGCTTCCTTGACGAGGTGGACAGCGCCGCCGTCTACGTGAACGCCTCGACGCGGTTTACGGACGGGTTCGAGTTTGGATTGGGGGCCGAGATCGGCATCAGTACCAACAAGCTGCATTGCCGTGGTCCCATGGCGCTACAAGAGCTTACGTGTTTGAAGTACATCATCCGGGGTTCGGGTCAGATCCGTGAATAA
- a CDS encoding DUF6067 family protein → MRKLLSNPILICWLVAFGGMAGAVEQKCILFEDSYGERLGSPDPNVAIWWASSGWKISQTRPVPSKKGQALEIRAARNEAEAAQLVVRPAQALEGFTAKASSLTGQNGAVIPAEAIEVLRVRYVNVEFPSDAWGTKGMWPDPLPPFTGPIRLAPGKNQPLWVRVDVPRDAVPGDYQGTIVLEATGFSAQVPFRVHVYAFDFPDRMTCTTAFGFDAGAVFHYQALKEPQDRETVLQKYLDYFARNHITLYDPVPGHEIKVEWVKLGENEGADLAPAVRKLLQEKAITPRFDWSDWDAAMEEAIRDRYITTFRIGIPGMGGGSFAGQSAPSLLDYKQGDLEFELAFTSYAQAVESHLREKGWLDMSYVYFFDEPTARQYEFVRDQFIRLKNAAPGIGRMITERIDPKLVGGPNIWCPMTSTYNHDDAKARKAAGETIWWYICTVPKRPFAGMFIDHPGTDLRIWAWQTWQYDVSGLLFWTTTLWTTGVAYPDHPQNPYEDPMGWKSNPYVEGTREPWGNGDGRFAYPPEAAGGVAQQPVLDGPVSCVRMEMLRDGIEDYEYMVMLERLLDTKGDALPPRLKRRYERLLAVPREISENLTTYTKDPAPIEKHREKVARAIEELSAK, encoded by the coding sequence TTGAGAAAACTACTTTCAAATCCGATCCTCATATGCTGGCTCGTTGCCTTTGGCGGCATGGCGGGAGCTGTCGAGCAGAAATGCATCCTTTTCGAGGATTCGTATGGCGAACGGCTCGGTTCGCCTGACCCGAACGTGGCGATTTGGTGGGCGTCTTCCGGCTGGAAGATCAGCCAGACCCGCCCTGTGCCGTCCAAGAAAGGCCAGGCGCTCGAGATACGCGCCGCCCGGAACGAAGCCGAAGCCGCCCAGCTGGTCGTGCGTCCTGCCCAAGCACTCGAGGGGTTCACCGCAAAAGCGTCCAGCCTGACCGGCCAGAACGGCGCCGTGATTCCGGCCGAAGCCATCGAGGTGTTGCGGGTGCGCTATGTAAATGTCGAGTTTCCTTCGGATGCCTGGGGCACGAAAGGCATGTGGCCGGATCCTCTGCCGCCCTTCACCGGACCCATTCGGCTGGCGCCCGGCAAGAATCAGCCGTTGTGGGTACGCGTCGACGTGCCCCGCGATGCCGTTCCAGGCGATTACCAGGGGACTATCGTGCTCGAGGCAACCGGGTTTAGCGCGCAGGTTCCCTTCCGCGTGCACGTCTATGCCTTTGATTTCCCCGACAGGATGACGTGTACGACCGCGTTCGGGTTTGATGCGGGGGCCGTCTTCCATTACCAGGCACTGAAGGAGCCGCAGGACCGGGAAACCGTCCTTCAAAAGTATTTGGACTACTTCGCCCGCAATCATATCACCCTTTACGACCCTGTGCCGGGTCACGAGATCAAGGTCGAATGGGTGAAACTGGGCGAAAACGAAGGAGCGGACCTTGCCCCTGCTGTCCGCAAACTCCTCCAGGAAAAAGCAATAACGCCCCGGTTCGACTGGTCCGACTGGGATGCTGCGATGGAAGAGGCTATCCGCGACAGGTACATCACCACGTTCAGGATAGGCATTCCCGGCATGGGCGGCGGGTCGTTCGCCGGGCAGAGCGCACCATCCCTGCTCGACTACAAGCAGGGTGACCTCGAATTCGAGCTGGCCTTCACCTCCTATGCGCAGGCAGTTGAATCCCATTTGCGCGAAAAAGGCTGGCTCGACATGAGCTACGTGTACTTCTTCGACGAGCCCACCGCCAGACAGTACGAATTTGTGCGGGACCAGTTCATCCGCCTCAAGAACGCCGCGCCGGGCATTGGCCGCATGATTACGGAAAGGATCGACCCCAAACTCGTCGGCGGACCCAATATCTGGTGTCCCATGACCAGTACCTACAATCATGACGACGCCAAAGCGCGTAAAGCCGCCGGAGAAACCATCTGGTGGTACATTTGCACCGTGCCTAAGCGGCCCTTCGCGGGCATGTTTATTGACCATCCTGGTACAGACCTGCGCATCTGGGCGTGGCAGACATGGCAGTACGATGTATCAGGGCTGCTGTTCTGGACCACGACCCTCTGGACAACCGGCGTGGCCTATCCGGACCATCCCCAGAATCCGTACGAGGATCCCATGGGATGGAAATCAAATCCGTATGTCGAGGGCACGCGCGAACCATGGGGGAACGGCGACGGCCGCTTTGCCTACCCGCCCGAGGCGGCTGGCGGGGTTGCGCAACAGCCCGTACTTGACGGTCCCGTCTCATGCGTCCGCATGGAAATGCTGCGGGACGGCATCGAGGACTACGAATACATGGTCATGCTCGAGCGGCTGCTCGACACAAAGGGCGATGCCCTCCCGCCGCGGTTGAAACGCCGTTACGAGCGCCTCCTGGCGGTCCCCCGGGAAATATCGGAAAACCTCACAACCTACACCAAGGACCCCGCGCCCATCGAGAAACACCGCGAAAAGGTCGCGCGGGCAATAGAGGAGCTCTCGGCAAAGTGA
- the proB gene encoding glutamate 5-kinase yields MNTDLSKVKTIVVKIGTSLLTGPSGFDGQVLEEIVKELCQLKRERQLNILVVSSGAIGCGMTALGLKERPKLLPLKQATAAVGQANLMHYYETLFRTYGGGLRSAQVLLSASDLDSRETYLNIRNTLHALFTLKNVIPIVNENDSVAIEELKFGDNDTLAARVSAKISADLLIILSNVDGLFDADPRRNREARLIREVKAITPELEALAGDTEEQTSVGGMVTKLTAARIACAAQVRTVIANGRRPNILHDTLSGQGVGTTFFSSRGALSHRKRWIAFGRSSRGVICIDDGARNALQRQGRSLLAAGVTKVDGKFRMGDSVRITDAQENDIARGLVNYSSEDIDRIKGCKSSQIQAILGRKDFDEVVHRNNMVVL; encoded by the coding sequence TTGAATACCGACCTGAGTAAAGTGAAGACGATTGTTGTGAAGATCGGCACATCGCTTCTGACGGGGCCATCAGGGTTCGACGGCCAGGTTCTCGAAGAGATCGTCAAAGAGCTGTGCCAGCTCAAGAGGGAGCGGCAACTGAACATTCTCGTGGTTTCGTCTGGGGCCATTGGTTGCGGGATGACGGCTCTCGGGTTGAAGGAACGGCCGAAGCTTCTGCCGCTGAAACAGGCAACCGCGGCGGTAGGCCAGGCCAACCTGATGCACTATTACGAGACGCTTTTCCGCACGTACGGAGGAGGACTTCGTTCGGCCCAGGTGTTGCTTTCGGCATCGGACCTGGACAGCCGCGAAACCTACCTCAATATCCGGAACACGTTGCACGCATTGTTCACGCTCAAGAACGTTATTCCCATTGTTAATGAGAACGACTCCGTAGCCATCGAAGAGCTCAAGTTCGGCGACAACGATACGCTGGCGGCGCGCGTGTCGGCGAAAATCTCCGCGGACCTTCTCATTATCTTGAGCAATGTTGACGGGCTGTTCGATGCCGACCCGCGCCGGAACCGCGAGGCGCGTCTCATCCGCGAAGTTAAGGCAATAACGCCTGAGCTCGAGGCGTTGGCCGGAGACACCGAGGAGCAGACCTCCGTAGGGGGCATGGTGACGAAGTTGACGGCAGCGCGAATAGCCTGCGCGGCTCAGGTGCGCACGGTCATCGCGAACGGGAGGCGTCCGAACATCCTGCATGATACCCTCAGCGGCCAGGGCGTGGGGACGACGTTTTTTTCTTCACGGGGGGCGCTATCGCATCGCAAGCGGTGGATCGCTTTTGGGCGTTCTTCGCGCGGGGTCATCTGCATCGACGACGGGGCCAGGAATGCGTTGCAGCGCCAGGGGCGGAGCCTGCTGGCGGCCGGGGTCACGAAGGTCGATGGAAAGTTCCGCATGGGCGATTCGGTGCGGATTACGGATGCTCAAGAGAATGACATCGCCCGCGGTCTTGTGAATTACTCGAGCGAAGATATCGACCGCATAAAGGGCTGCAAGAGCAGTCAAATACAGGCTATCCTGGGGCGGAAGGATTTCGACGAGGTGGTGCACCGCAACAATATGGTCGTATTGTAA
- the obgE gene encoding GTPase ObgE translates to MFVDRVRIRVTGGAGGNGCCSFRREKYVPRGGPDGGDGGHGGDVFFVAVTEASSLIKLRYHAHWKGEAGTHGQGSNRHGKTGAETAIPVPVGTLVRDFDTGEIRCDLAAPGQRFRAAQGGRGGKGNARFTSSTRRVPRFAELGEPGEEANYVLELKLIAEVGLVGLPNAGKSTFLSRVTAATPKIADYPFTTITPNLGVAELDGFRSLTMADIPGIIEGAAEGKGLGHDFLRHIERTKVLVFIIDAGDEAPEAALHMLESELEQYSPVFADRPRIIALNKIDIPESRARAEEFSQTHGGAYPISAVTGEGVPAVLERLWSVVERLRRNETNVSEEAEEGEYTYESPYTIEREGGGFRVEGKPVLRAVAMTDFENDEAVSHLQHKLRRMGLFKALKRLGAKPGESIYIGDIELEYRPE, encoded by the coding sequence ATGTTTGTCGATCGCGTACGAATACGGGTGACCGGAGGCGCGGGCGGCAACGGGTGCTGTAGCTTCAGGCGCGAAAAGTACGTCCCCCGCGGCGGCCCGGATGGCGGCGATGGCGGCCACGGGGGCGACGTGTTTTTTGTCGCCGTCACGGAGGCTTCGTCGCTGATCAAATTGCGGTATCATGCGCATTGGAAAGGCGAGGCTGGGACTCACGGGCAGGGTTCTAACCGGCACGGCAAGACAGGGGCGGAAACCGCCATTCCCGTGCCGGTGGGAACGCTGGTGCGTGACTTTGACACCGGCGAGATACGATGCGACTTGGCGGCGCCGGGGCAACGGTTCCGTGCGGCGCAGGGCGGTCGAGGGGGGAAGGGCAACGCCCGGTTCACGAGCTCGACGCGCCGGGTTCCGCGCTTCGCGGAACTGGGCGAGCCCGGCGAAGAAGCCAACTATGTCCTCGAACTCAAGCTCATCGCGGAAGTCGGGCTTGTGGGTCTGCCCAATGCGGGCAAATCCACTTTCCTTTCGCGAGTTACCGCGGCTACTCCAAAGATAGCGGATTATCCGTTCACGACGATCACGCCGAACCTGGGAGTTGCTGAACTGGACGGGTTCCGCTCGCTGACCATGGCGGACATCCCGGGGATTATAGAGGGCGCGGCCGAGGGCAAAGGGCTAGGTCACGACTTTCTGCGCCATATCGAGCGGACCAAAGTCCTTGTGTTCATCATTGATGCGGGAGACGAGGCTCCCGAGGCGGCGTTGCACATGCTGGAGTCGGAACTCGAGCAATACAGCCCCGTGTTCGCCGACCGCCCCAGAATCATCGCTCTTAACAAGATTGATATCCCGGAAAGCCGCGCCCGCGCGGAAGAGTTCTCGCAAACACACGGCGGGGCGTATCCGATCTCAGCCGTGACGGGAGAAGGAGTCCCGGCCGTTCTCGAGCGTCTCTGGTCTGTTGTCGAGCGGTTGCGGCGCAACGAAACGAACGTCTCGGAAGAAGCCGAGGAAGGGGAGTATACTTACGAATCGCCGTACACGATCGAGCGTGAAGGCGGCGGATTTCGCGTCGAGGGCAAGCCCGTGCTTCGAGCGGTGGCCATGACGGATTTCGAGAACGACGAAGCGGTGTCCCATCTGCAACACAAACTGCGCCGCATGGGCTTGTTCAAGGCACTGAAGCGGCTCGGCGCGAAGCCGGGCGAGTCCATCTATATTGGAGATATCGAGCTTGAATACCGACCTGAGTAA
- a CDS encoding class I SAM-dependent methyltransferase has product MSTDPFATLAWYYDRIMAHVDYDRWYLVTLALSGMLSCPFRHGDLACGTGTLVKRLAGLGWHTVGMDLSPAMIISGRKTDVSWRGVVGDLRALPFKASLDLATCLFDSVNFLLTDEELEEAILQCGAVLRPDGLFYFDFVTEQMVLQHFAGQRWTEDNGAFSTAWHSTYDHATGITETSVRVNSGVANTIRERIHSQACIERALAKAGLYPLAILDAETWQRPRRKTIRIDVVAVKGSPAKYKKAFRHIQQGIQELLRS; this is encoded by the coding sequence ATGAGTACTGACCCTTTTGCGACACTCGCCTGGTATTACGACCGCATCATGGCCCATGTGGATTATGACCGGTGGTACCTGGTGACCCTTGCCTTGAGCGGAATGTTGTCCTGTCCGTTTCGACACGGCGACCTTGCGTGTGGCACGGGGACCCTCGTAAAGCGGCTTGCAGGGCTCGGCTGGCACACCGTCGGCATGGATTTGTCGCCCGCCATGATAATTTCCGGCCGGAAGACGGACGTATCGTGGCGCGGGGTGGTGGGAGACCTCCGGGCCTTGCCGTTCAAGGCCTCCCTGGATTTGGCGACGTGTCTGTTCGACAGCGTGAATTTCCTGCTAACGGACGAGGAACTGGAGGAGGCCATTCTGCAGTGCGGGGCGGTGCTCCGGCCGGACGGGCTGTTCTATTTCGACTTCGTCACCGAGCAGATGGTGCTGCAGCATTTCGCGGGGCAGCGTTGGACCGAAGACAATGGCGCCTTCAGCACTGCCTGGCACAGCACCTACGATCATGCGACTGGCATCACGGAGACTTCGGTCAGGGTGAATAGCGGAGTGGCAAATACGATTCGGGAACGGATACACTCGCAGGCGTGCATTGAGAGGGCCCTTGCGAAAGCGGGGCTATATCCGTTGGCCATCCTGGATGCGGAGACGTGGCAGCGTCCGCGCCGCAAGACGATCCGTATCGATGTCGTCGCGGTTAAGGGAAGCCCCGCCAAGTACAAGAAGGCATTTCGGCACATTCAGCAGGGGATACAGGAACTGCTTAGAAGCTGA
- the nadD gene encoding nicotinate-nucleotide adenylyltransferase — translation MNKTERIGVFGGTFDPIHEAHIRIAKAALNQARLDRVLFVVASNPPHKSRAELHAAPEERFAMVQAALAGESGLEPSRVELDREGPSYTDETLSVLERQFPLAELFLVLGMDSLADLPKWRNFETILAKAHLLVAPRPGQYHVSAELDGRYTMLDIDPVEISSTEVRNRAANRKAYEEFLPPPVRRYVKKHGTYES, via the coding sequence GTGAATAAGACAGAACGCATTGGCGTCTTCGGGGGCACCTTTGACCCCATACATGAAGCGCACATACGGATTGCCAAGGCGGCCTTGAATCAGGCGCGTCTTGACAGAGTGCTTTTCGTTGTCGCTTCGAATCCTCCGCATAAATCGCGCGCGGAATTGCACGCCGCTCCTGAAGAGCGGTTTGCCATGGTGCAGGCTGCCCTGGCTGGTGAATCCGGTCTTGAACCCAGCCGTGTGGAACTCGACCGCGAAGGGCCTTCGTATACCGACGAGACTCTCTCGGTGCTCGAGCGGCAGTTCCCGCTTGCCGAGTTGTTCCTTGTCCTCGGCATGGATTCTCTCGCGGATCTGCCAAAGTGGCGAAATTTCGAGACTATCCTTGCAAAGGCGCATTTGCTGGTTGCGCCCCGGCCGGGGCAATATCACGTCTCGGCGGAACTTGATGGGCGCTATACCATGCTGGACATCGATCCCGTCGAGATATCTTCCACGGAAGTGCGCAATCGCGCCGCCAATCGTAAAGCATACGAAGAATTCTTGCCGCCGCCGGTGCGCCGGTATGTGAAGAAACACGGAACGTATGAATCATAA
- a CDS encoding deoxyribodipyrimidine photo-lyase: protein MAHGAAIVWLRQDLRTEDNPALSEAVKRGGPVVPVYVYAPQEEGDSAPGAASRYWLHRSLKSLQETLEKAGSRLIVRRGNSLEELEAVARSVDAGAVFWNRRYEPGITRRDESIKRVFEERGLEVKSFNGSLLLEPWEVTTRQGEPYKVFTPFWKACLEKLDPAEPLAAPRKVPAPGSWPKSLRVESLELQPEPDWAGGIREAWAFGEAAAHARLESFLNESLPAYLDGRDQPAKDDTSRMSPYLHFGEISPRQLWHGVQAAASAHNSRGALRGAEKYLSELGWREFSYNLLYNFPHLPRTPMQEKFEAFPWGRDDEAQEAWQRGRTGYPIVDAGMRQLWKTGWMHNRVRMIVASLLTKDLLIPWQQGAAWFWDTLVDADLANNTQGWQWTAGCGADAAPYFRIFNPVSQGERYDPKGDYIRQWVPEIAALPDKWIHKPWEAPRDVLHGARVALDKTYPSPIIEHSEARVRALAAYQQIR from the coding sequence ATGGCACACGGCGCAGCAATCGTATGGCTCCGGCAGGATCTCCGCACCGAGGACAATCCGGCCCTGTCGGAAGCAGTCAAACGCGGGGGCCCCGTAGTTCCTGTCTACGTCTATGCGCCGCAGGAGGAGGGTGATAGTGCGCCCGGCGCCGCGAGCCGTTACTGGCTGCACCGTTCCCTGAAAAGCCTGCAAGAGACCCTGGAAAAGGCCGGTTCCCGGTTGATAGTGCGCCGCGGCAACAGCCTGGAAGAACTCGAGGCCGTAGCCCGTTCCGTTGATGCCGGCGCCGTGTTCTGGAACCGGCGTTACGAACCCGGCATCACCCGGCGCGACGAATCCATCAAGCGGGTGTTCGAGGAACGCGGGCTCGAGGTGAAGAGTTTTAACGGTTCGCTACTGCTCGAGCCGTGGGAGGTCACGACCAGACAGGGAGAACCCTATAAAGTTTTCACGCCGTTCTGGAAAGCCTGTCTCGAAAAACTGGACCCCGCGGAGCCGTTGGCCGCTCCGCGAAAGGTTCCCGCTCCGGGTTCGTGGCCGAAATCGCTCCGCGTCGAATCTCTGGAGCTGCAGCCGGAGCCCGATTGGGCCGGCGGCATCCGGGAAGCCTGGGCGTTTGGCGAAGCCGCTGCTCACGCGCGCCTCGAATCCTTTCTCAACGAATCCCTGCCCGCCTATCTCGACGGGCGCGACCAGCCTGCAAAGGACGACACGTCCAGGATGTCGCCCTACCTTCATTTCGGCGAGATCAGTCCTCGCCAGCTCTGGCATGGTGTTCAAGCAGCCGCATCCGCGCACAATTCGCGGGGAGCACTCCGTGGCGCCGAGAAGTATCTGAGCGAACTTGGATGGCGCGAGTTCTCGTACAATCTGCTCTACAACTTCCCCCATTTGCCTCGCACGCCCATGCAGGAGAAGTTCGAAGCCTTCCCCTGGGGACGTGATGACGAAGCGCAGGAAGCGTGGCAGCGCGGCCGTACCGGTTATCCCATCGTCGATGCGGGCATGCGGCAGCTCTGGAAAACCGGATGGATGCACAACCGCGTCCGTATGATTGTCGCATCTCTGCTCACTAAAGACCTGCTTATTCCCTGGCAACAGGGGGCTGCCTGGTTCTGGGACACCCTCGTCGACGCCGACCTTGCGAACAATACGCAAGGGTGGCAGTGGACGGCAGGCTGCGGAGCGGACGCCGCTCCCTACTTCCGAATCTTCAATCCTGTGAGCCAGGGCGAACGCTATGACCCGAAGGGCGATTACATCCGCCAGTGGGTGCCTGAAATCGCAGCCCTGCCCGACAAGTGGATTCACAAGCCGTGGGAAGCGCCTCGGGATGTGTTGCACGGGGCTCGCGTCGCCTTGGATAAGACCTACCCGTCGCCTATAATCGAGCATTCGGAAGCCCGGGTTCGCGCTCTCGCCGCGTACCAACAGATCAGGTAG
- the rpmA gene encoding 50S ribosomal protein L27, whose translation MAHKKAGGSSRNGRDSTAQRLGVKKFGGEVVRSGNIIVRQRGTKFRPGENVGIGRDDTLFALADGVVQFRHVTKQRKRVDVVPSESN comes from the coding sequence ATGGCACATAAGAAAGCAGGCGGCAGTTCGCGCAACGGCCGCGACAGCACAGCACAACGGCTTGGCGTGAAAAAATTCGGCGGCGAAGTGGTGCGTTCGGGCAATATCATTGTCCGTCAGCGCGGCACGAAATTCCGCCCCGGCGAAAATGTGGGCATTGGCAGAGATGATACGCTGTTTGCGCTCGCGGACGGCGTGGTCCAGTTTCGTCACGTTACAAAGCAGCGTAAACGCGTGGACGTCGTACCGTCCGAGTCGAATTAA